The Patescibacteria group bacterium genome window below encodes:
- a CDS encoding GGDEF domain-containing protein, with protein MNLEWVFDQFGKLKPRQLWIALAAAYEALAEDEALIRSLRAENGRLFDENETLRSKNTDLQEMVGTDPLTGLPNRYRIDETVEAEVAYARRYGTPLSVLFVDVDHFKAVNDELGHEVGDAVLVELAKRFRETLRDYDVIGRHGGEEFLGVLRNNTLEQAAIAAERLRKAVADKPFDCAEHEIPVTISIGVAEWYRPELSAPLIHAADMMMYRAKRGGRNRVVAVKR; from the coding sequence ATGAATCTTGAGTGGGTTTTTGACCAATTCGGGAAACTCAAGCCGCGGCAGCTGTGGATCGCTCTTGCAGCGGCATACGAAGCACTCGCGGAGGACGAGGCGTTGATCCGGAGTCTTCGGGCAGAAAACGGAAGACTCTTTGATGAGAACGAAACACTTCGGTCCAAAAATACCGACCTTCAAGAGATGGTCGGGACCGACCCTCTGACCGGCCTGCCCAACCGCTACCGCATCGACGAAACCGTCGAAGCAGAAGTAGCTTACGCCCGGCGCTACGGCACGCCTCTCTCGGTTCTCTTTGTCGACGTTGACCACTTCAAGGCCGTCAACGACGAACTCGGCCACGAAGTCGGGGACGCCGTCCTCGTCGAACTGGCGAAACGTTTCCGCGAAACCCTGCGAGACTACGATGTCATCGGCAGGCACGGCGGCGAAGAATTTCTCGGAGTTCTCCGCAACAACACTCTGGAACAAGCCGCGATCGCGGCAGAACGGCTACGCAAGGCGGTAGCCGACAAACCCTTCGACTGCGCTGAACACGAGATCCCTGTCACAATCAGCATCGGCGTGGCTGAATGGTATCGCCCCGAACTCTCGGCTCCCCTGATCCACGCAGCCGACATGATGATGTACCGCGCGAAGCGTGGGGGCCGCAACCGCGTGGTCGCCGTCAAGCGCTAG